CAAGCCGAAGCAGACGATGGACACAAAAAATAGCATCGGTATAACTTGCAGCAACCTTCTGGCGATGAGTTGTCTCATACGTTTTCCTTCCCCTTGCTGTTTTCGAAAAAAATAAGCTGGTTACCCCAGCTTATTTTTTGAAAACCCTGTCTTATTTGTGATAAATTTTGGACAAATCCTCGAAAATCACGACCGGCTTCAACACAGCCTGATCAATACCGCCATACTGCTTGTCGAAGGCCACAATCGTTTTGGTGTATGCAATTGGGTAGATAACCGCATCATCAGCCAAAATTTCTTGTACCTTTTTATAAATTTCTCCACGTTTAGTCGTATCCGACTCACCCGCGCCCTCTTCCAACAACTTATCTACTTCTTTATTAGAATAATGCGAATAGTTGGAGGACGATCCCGTGCTATACAAAATACGATACGCGTCAGGGTCATACCCCATGATATAGCCGCTGATCGCCAGATCGAAATCCTTGGCATTCGTATCAACGAATTTTTGCGACCACGCTGAGGAATCCATACTGTTCACATCCAGCTGAACGCCAATATCCTTGAACTTCTGCTGGATATACAGCGCCTGTGCTTCCTGAACCTTGTTGCCGCCCGGAATGATAATGCGCAGCTTCAGCCCTTCAGCGCCGGCCGATTTCAGCAGCTCCTTCGCCTTGTTCACATCATTATTGAAAAATGCAACATCATTCGTGTGATACAGTACATCCTGTGTCAAAGCGGACTTTGCAGTATCTGCATAATCTTTGGAGCCATACGATACCTGGATCAATTCATCCTGATTCAGTGCATAAGAAAGCGCCTGACGTACTTCTTTTTTGTTCAACTGCTTTGTATCACTGTTTTCATTAAACATCAGGTAAGCCAAGCGGCCTTCGCTGTAAGGGAAAATGTCAAACTTATCTGTCGCTTTAATGGTGTCTACGTTTTGTGGGTCGAGATAGTTTACATTGATTTCACCATTTTGCAGGGCTAAATTGGCAGCATTCGAATCTTTAACAATCCGATATGTCACAGAATCCAGATGCGGCTTGCCGCCAAAATAGTTATCGAACCGTTCAAGTGTAACGTACTCGCCAGTTTTGTACTCTTTAAATTTGAAAGGACCTGATCCAACCGGAGTGTTGTTTTTCGTGCTTTTCTCAATATCCGCTTCATTCTCAAAAATGTGCTTCGGAATCGGGGATACCTGTACCAGGGCCGCCTCAAAAGCTGGGGCTGGCTGAGGAAGCTTGAAGTCCACCGTCGTATCATCAACCTTGCTCGCCTGTACTGGCTTGCCGTTGACCATAAAATTACTTCTCAAGAAGCTGTGCTGCTTCTCATCTAAAATTTTGTTAATCGTGAAAACGACATCGTCAGCTGTCAGCTTCTCGCCATCATGCCAAGTCAGATCCTTTTTCAGTTTTAGTGTATAGGTCAACTTGTCTGCCGAAGGAGTCAGGCTATCTGCCAAATAAAACGTCTTCTTGCCATTGTTCACTTGGAACAAAGGTGCAAATATCGCTTGATCTATCGTCAGACTTACCCGGTCACCCGCATAGTTCGGATTCAGCACCACCGGATCGGCTTGCACGCCGATAATCAGGCTGCCACCATCTTTGGGCTGTCCGTTATCCGCTGTAGTTGCATCTGTGCCAGACGCACTACCATTCGTCGCAGACGAAGATCCCGAATTTCCGCCGGAGCATGCACTTACTACCAACATTAATACGATGAATACGAATATACCTGTCAAATTACGACGCATCGCTCTAGCCTCCAAATTCTTTAAGTATGTATTAAAAAATATTATAAATCGGAATAGTCGGATTTACAATCGTTCAAAAACTGTTTATTCCCCTTGTCATTAGCATTGCAGACATTATGTGATCGAATTAGCAAAAAAGACACCCGTTAAGGGCGTCTTTTAGAAGACCAGCAAACTGATTAATGCCAAGATGGCAGGCAGACCTTGCTTTAATAAAATAGACTTATTAGCCGTTAATGCACCATACACTGCAGCCACTACTACGCAAATGACAAAAAATAATTCGATTTGCCGCCCGATCACAGGATCGGGATAGATCAAGCCCCACACCAATCCAGCAGCCAGAAATCCGTTATACAGCCCCTGATTGGCTGCCAAGGACTTGGTCACTCCTGCCAGTTCCTTCGAGGTACCGAACGTACGCATCGCGCGTGGAGTCGTCCACAAAAACATTTCCAATACTAAAATGTACACGTGCTCCAGCGCTACAATTCCAACCAATATTGAACTAAGTAGGCTCAAATCGCTTCCTCTTTTCCACATGAAATTACTCTGAGGTCATCTTAGATTGATCCTCAAAAGTATAGTTCATCTACCAAAAGCAGTAAAGAGACCGAGCCTATGGCCCGGTCTACTATTTACATGAAGTCTAAAGCCTTACATCGTTCTCGCAAAATCCAACAAAGCTTTGGACATACTGTTGATCTCGTCCGTAGATGCATTGACTTGCTGTGTTAGCGCGGC
This window of the Paenibacillus polymyxa genome carries:
- a CDS encoding DUF1304 domain-containing protein — encoded protein: MSLLSSILVGIVALEHVYILVLEMFLWTTPRAMRTFGTSKELAGVTKSLAANQGLYNGFLAAGLVWGLIYPDPVIGRQIELFFVICVVVAAVYGALTANKSILLKQGLPAILALISLLVF
- a CDS encoding ABC transporter substrate-binding protein; the encoded protein is MRRNLTGIFVFIVLMLVVSACSGGNSGSSSATNGSASGTDATTADNGQPKDGGSLIIGVQADPVVLNPNYAGDRVSLTIDQAIFAPLFQVNNGKKTFYLADSLTPSADKLTYTLKLKKDLTWHDGEKLTADDVVFTINKILDEKQHSFLRSNFMVNGKPVQASKVDDTTVDFKLPQPAPAFEAALVQVSPIPKHIFENEADIEKSTKNNTPVGSGPFKFKEYKTGEYVTLERFDNYFGGKPHLDSVTYRIVKDSNAANLALQNGEINVNYLDPQNVDTIKATDKFDIFPYSEGRLAYLMFNENSDTKQLNKKEVRQALSYALNQDELIQVSYGSKDYADTAKSALTQDVLYHTNDVAFFNNDVNKAKELLKSAGAEGLKLRIIIPGGNKVQEAQALYIQQKFKDIGVQLDVNSMDSSAWSQKFVDTNAKDFDLAISGYIMGYDPDAYRILYSTGSSSNYSHYSNKEVDKLLEEGAGESDTTKRGEIYKKVQEILADDAVIYPIAYTKTIVAFDKQYGGIDQAVLKPVVIFEDLSKIYHK